GCAGCTTCATTTCCTTCCACAGCTGATTGCCGGTTTGGTCAGAAAGTGGTTTGTTCATAAAAGTAGGATGGCCAAAAAATACCCTCCATGTGGATTTCTGTAAACCAAATTCAAAGTACAGGCTTAATTCATTTAGAAAACTTGGAGATGAACAGATGTGAATGTTAAAAAATGCACAAGCTCAATTTATTAATACTTTTGCATGTGTTCCTTGTTGAATCGCTCCCTTTTCTTTGAGAACTGGATAAACTAAAATCAATGCTGTTTCAATGCACTAGCTAATTTTACGATGAACTCCGAATTTTTACAGCTTCAAGAGTGGCTGTGGTCATTATCTGCTCAGTGTGATGCTCATTAGTCTGTCAATCCCAACACGTTGTGAGCTCAGCCCTGCTTTTCACACTGCTGTGAAAGTAAACACAAGGCTCTTAGCTCGGGCTGCTAATGTGCGGCTGCAACTTACCTCACTTTAACTCTGCATACTTGGATTACTATTTTtccccacacaaacacaagtccTTGAATCAGCCTTTCATTAGGAAGTTTCTCCCAAGAATTCTCAATTTCCCATTTCCATTCattcacttctttcttttttcatgcatGTGCTCACGCTCACCACTCCCCTGATAACCATCAGCTCCTAGGCACACTATTGTTTCAGCTCAGTGCTAATTACTCGGGGGCTTGACCCCGGGTTCAGCCGGGGAGCAGCCGGGGGGGGgatggtgtgtttgtgaataTGTGGGCGACAGAGCCCAGGGAAGTTTGTGTGTTGGGGGCTGGTGTGGCTGGGTTGAAAGGTCACCGATGCTGCCAATCAAGTGTCACTTCAGATCGTAGTGTAATGCACCGCAGCACGAGGCAGCCCAGCTGGACTGCTGCCACACACTCATGATTCCAGCGTGCACGCTTATCAACAGCAACTCCCACAAACTCTCCGGGATCAGAGTGACGGAGAAACGCTGATCCACAAActtttttcttagttttcaAATCATTCTAACATTGACTTCAAAACATTCCTTTCTGTATGCATCGTCATGTCAGCAGATAGCAGACCAGGTCTGAGATTATGCAGGCAGtcagagtaaatgtttttttctctgtgagctTGTATGTTTTTGGCTTTTCATGTAACTTGATCGAGCAATTTGAGACTTTTCACAAAGAATGCATTAAGCATGGAAGGCTCTCCTCAATCAGAGGATCCGACGGCTTTGAATGAAGGTTTTTGTCTCCCTGTTAATCTGCATTTGAATCTCATTTGAAACTCGATCAGTTTAAAGTTTTGGGGAAAATGTTCACCTGTGTGTTGTATTTTGAAAGCTCTTTTGGTTTGTTGAGTTGATTACACCTGGCAGATGCTGTATGGGTCTCAGTATTGCACAAATGTACTTGGAAGGAATCCTAAATCAGGTATTCCTTGCTTTGCTCCCGTCAGGCTGTTTACACTCTCTCAGCCAGGTCCATTTGCAGTGTAGAAAAGCCAAAACGACACTTTTCACCGTTGGTTTCATGCCTTTAAAGAAAGACCTTTTTCCCTGGGTGCCACCAGCAAACAAAACCCGTCCAGTATGAGCATTCATTGCAATGCAAAGCAGATTTCAAATGCTTTAACATCACTTAAGGCCCTACTTTCAATTACAATGTCATGGGCACTGAGAGTGAGAAAAGAGGAGTCGAACCTGTGGTGAAGTGCTCAACTGGCTTAAAGGACCAttagcactgaaaaaaaaaaacacattctcaAATAAatactcttaaaaaaaatctgaaaaatacaAGCCAACATAAATACATGGAAGCCACATCAGCCCCAGTATAAATACAGGTTCTGGATATTGTCAGAATTAGTTGGGCAATGCTCACTGATTTTCtttgcaggagaggaggaaaggagagAGGCAAGGATGGAAAATGGAAATGAGACAGGAGAACAGGAGAAGGCAAAACGCGAAAAGAAAaggagtggggtggggggggggggggggggggggggggggggtagtagATGAGGCTGGCTGGCTTTTCTATTTTTCTCCGGGATCCCGCCCTCCTGGCCAGGGGTTGGTCAGGGGAATCCAGCTCCGGCGCATGGATTGGTCGGCCGCTCTCCGGACGGAGAAAACAGTCACTCTTCACAGACACAATAAAGTTTAGTGCTGGACGCTTTGCAGGCAGTAGGCGCAAAACGCAGACCTGCTGTGTATCCGGACGCTGGAGCAGAGATTAACGGAGAAACGACGCATCAAGGACTTTATCAGGGATTTTACCAGAATGTAggtgattttttaaaaaatatatattttaactgaaaactttttttttttaaatttgtttgcTCACTCCTCGCGCAGCTCTGATTGAGTGGATTTCTGTGTTGGGATACTTGAACCTCCGATACGCACAGGAGGGGGGAAACTGCACGCGCTCCTctgatcctgctgctggagccacaAACACGCGCCGCAGTTCGCAAAGGCGATAACCCGGCTCGCGCGGAGTGCTTTCCACCAGAGACCCCCGCGTGTCAGCGTCCGCGGAGCAGGCTGCAGCCTGCCGGTGCTTCTCGGGGTGACCATGCCCGGGGTGACGGCGCCGCTCCTGCTCGTGCTCCTCCTGTCCGGGCTGCGCGCGGCCGCGGCTTTCGGGGACGACGTGGAGGAGATGACCTGTGACCCCATCCGGATCAGCATGTGCCAGGGTCTCGGCTACAACGTCACCAAGATGCCCAACCTGGTGGGGAACGTGCTGCAGTCGGACGCGGAGTTGCAGCTGACCACGTTCACGCCGCTCATCCAGTACGGCTGCTCCAGTCAGCTCAAGGTACCGgggcacgcgcgcgcgcacacacacacacacacacacacacaccgcagtaCAGACTGACATTAAAAATACACGCTCAATGCGATGCACGGATTTAGAGTTGTATCGGTCTCGGGCTCGAATAAAAAGCACGCCTGACTCTGGAGAGTCTgctctatttgtgtgtgtgtgcgtgcgtgcgtgcgtgcgcaaaCGGACGCACAGGATCAGTGTGGTCCCAGAGCACATGACGGGGAGCTACCAGCAATAACTAACTTTTCAGAGAGCAGCGGTTCAGACTGATGGTGCCAGCGATAATGTGCCGCATAATATAGGTTGATTCCAGTGGAGTTAAAataggaggaggggggaggactcCCCCCCTTCCTGTTGTGCCAGCCCGTCATGCTGATTTCATTGAAAATGTCCCCTCTGTTGACACTCTGAGTTCATGCCCCACACAGCAACAGCTGAATCTCCTCCGCTGTACGCTGCACTCCGCTCCACAATGCCGCCCTCAGTGTCTTCAGACAACACGCCGCTTGTTTGACTCGTCTTGATTGGCCCAATTATGTCTCTGACGTTTTACTTACTATAATTGGACTGACTGGTGACACAACAGGGAGAATTTTGGAGCGTATAAATAAAAGTGCACGTCAGTAGTAAACGTTACGGGACGTCCCTTTCTGTCATTATTCTCTTGGACATGAGAAAAGTCTCATTTCCCAGTGGGAATATTATTAATACATCCCAGTACTTCCTAACAGGGAAGTTCCCACTTTGATATCAAATTGTTCTTCAGAGCCTCCAAGTTGATATGACAGAATTCAATATGTAGGAAATTGTGTATCGAAATGAGAAATAACATTTCCTTATGTTGTCctctgaaataatgaaaaataccAGTGCTTACATAAAAATGGACTTTGTCTATTGTAGCGATGAAGCATTTGCATCGTTTCATCCACACATATCTACATGTCATTTATTGACACATTTTCATATAGCAAAGCAGTTGACTGTTTAGTTGAGAATATTCCTAATTTCAAAATGAGACTTCCCTCATGGTAACTTTATAAAGTCCCAGCTCCTATAAAGTTTCCATAAATGCACCATTGATTCAGTCTTCAGTggtttgtgatttctttttttcttctattattttttttttttttttttttgagtgaattATTAGTGTGTGCATCTTGAGACACATGTTTGAGGCTGGGAGCAACTGCAGCATAAAACCGAGCAGTCTTCCTCCAGTCGTAAAATGTCCTGTAGGTTTAGCTGACACTCcagtttctcctctctctgacacacacacacacacacactaaagagGGAGAACGGGGACAGAGGAGCCGTATCGCCTAACATTTGCTCTAATGGGAGGCTTCCTGACGGGTAACCCGAGCAGCTTTTAGCAGTGAAGTGACAGCGCTCGGGTTACCAACGGTCGGGgggaaaacacccagaatgtGTTACATGGCCGATACTGGACGAGTGTGTTTTACTCACAGTGAGTAACACTCGAAACCGCACTGTATATTTTCTAATATCGTGAGCTTTTAGAAGCGTTCAGTGAACGTGTGAGCAGGTAAAGCAGCCCGCAGACACCGGTGTGTGTTCGTTCATCTCAAAAGCTTGATTTCATTTCAACAGGCCATTAATTACCCGGGACAAGTAGCCTGTCGTGATTTTTAGGGACAAAGATTCTTTATTTGTTGTGAGAAACACGATGCGTTCTAAAGAGCAGCCTGTCTGCTCAATTTGCAGAGATAAAGCTGCACTACAGCTCGATCAGAGGGCCGTGTGACAAACCAAGAGTTTGGTAAAGTTCCTCACTGTCAGTTATTTTgatgaacttttctttttgtggacTTCATTTATTAATGTCGGAACTTTGATGCTACAAACAAACACTGTGCACAGATGGACTATTTTTACTCGAACTTTGCAGATAAAGTCTTGCAGACAGAGATTTGTTTAACACTTCCCTGTGTATTTATTTCCCAACCTTGACACCCTTCTTGGACTCGTCTTTCATCTGGGCTCTGTTCAAGGGCTTATTTCAAGCTGGGATTGGTCTATCGCTGAGCCAAGGCTGCCAGCCCATTACATTTAGTTCTCATTAGTTTCCAGTCGATATTTTGGtattttcaaaatgagaaaCAGAAGCAAATTCTTTACCccaacacacttttttttttttttttttggagctaTCACACAGTCCAAATGCCTGGAGCTgatgtttgtttccttttgctCAGGCTCGTCGAGTGAAAATGTACTTTATGCTTCCATGAATTTTCATATCACAAGCCTGGCACAATTTGACACTCTGCCTTCATACTGATTTTACTGTAAAAAGCATGAAATCACTTTAAATTACTACCTCCTGTAACCCCAGAGTGCTTCTTCCCTCGCAGCTTTTCCACCCAGAGCAGTCAGATGTGACTCCAGACTGTTCCCTATCTTTATAGCCTCGATTTAGACGTCTATTTCAAAACCATTGCCATGGGACACAGAAAACTGAGCCTCGGATTAGGGGGATTATGCAGCATTACATGGCACATGCCCCCAGTGTTGTTAAGTCCACAGATTGTTTTTGAAGATgcagagttgtgtgtgtgtgtgtatgtgtgtaaccTTGGAGCAGGTTGGTGCGGGCTTTGGCGTCTTGACTCAAGTCATCCAGTTTTTGGATTAGGGGTGAAAATAGAGGCCCACCGCACGGTGGAGGTGATGCAATGTAGTGAAAGTTAAAGCAGAAACAGCAATAGGAGCGCGAGACATATACGAGCAGCATGTGGATGGAGGAAGCACATGTGGGAGTGCAGGGTGTAGCTATCTACCAGCTGTAATCCTGTTGTAACACACAGAAAGATTGGCCCACAGGGCACCCTCCGCGATCTTTCCACTTCTTTTAACGAGCGCCGCGGCACTGGCACCGCTCACCTCCCACTTCACGGTGCGATTTCACGAAAGCAGATCAAAGTGAATgcagtgaaataaaacattacattGTGTAGCTGTCACTCTCACTGCGTCTTCACCGTCTCCAGCTGGAGGTGCCGTTACGTTTCATCTCTGTCACAGCAAGTCAtaagtttctgttttctttaagaAGAAACAAAGTGTCATTTCAGTTGGCACACAGACATCTTTCCTTCATCCATCTCTGTCTTTGTACAACTTTGGGTCACAGGAGGCTTCAGTCCATGAAAGGTATATACGCTTATCAATTCCAACGCAAAGTAGACAAACAGTTACGCAAGTTCACATTTAAGGGCCTTTTAGAGAAATCAATTAATTTTATACATGTTTTTAATTGCTTGGTAGTAAACCCAaacacgcacagggagaacatgcaaactacacagaaATTCCCTAAAGCCCAGAACGGAACACTGGATTTGTTTCATCAGTTAAAGATAAATTAACGATGCTTGTGGCGTTGCTTTTTCCTCTGATCTAGATTCACATTTACAAAGAACAGTTGTGACATAACTGAAAggttgttttcactttttttttttttttgttacacaTTTAATTATCATTTTGTAAGGTTACATTTCTGTTGTATTGCAGTTCTTCCTGTGCTCGGTTTATGTGCCCATGTGCACGGACAAGGTTCCCATCCCCATCGGCCCCTGTGGAAGtatgtgtctgtctgtcaagCGGAAATGCCTCCCGGTGCTCCATGAATTCGGCTTCATTTGGCCAGAGGTAAGTCTCTTCATTATTTTTACTGTTGGATATATGGCTAAATGAACTAAAATATCATTTACTTCATCATCGCGTTTGCCCTTTAGGTGCTGAACTGCAGCCTTTTCCCTCCCCAAAACGACCACAACCACATGTGCATGGAGGGTCCCGGGGACGAGGAGCCCCCGTATCAGCCTGTGCGCCACCCGCCCCACCAGGAGGAGTGCCAGGCCCTGGGCTCTGCGCCTGACCAGTACACCTGGCTCAAGCAGACGGAAAGCTGCACCCTGCAGTGTGGCTACGACAGCGGGCTCTACCGGCGAGGGGCCAAAGTCTTCACGGACGCGTGGATGGCAGTGTGGGCCGTGCTGTGCTTCCTCTCTACCACGCTCACCGTCTTGACGTTTCTCTTGGACTCGCAGCGTTTCTCCTACCCAGAGAGGCCCATCATTTTCCTCTCGATGTGCTGCAATCTGTACAGCGTGGCCTACCTGGTGAGGGGCATTTAGCGGGTTAAAATTCACAGCGAAAAACAGGATGTCAGTCAAAATGTGTgaattgtaactttttttttttcttccctcgtATTATGTTGTAGGTACGACTAACCCTTGGGAGAGAACGCGTTTCCTGTGACTTGGATGCTGCTGCCGTGCCAATTCTGGTCCAAGAAGGCCTAAAGAGCACCGGCTGTGCcattgtcttcctcctcctataTTTCTTTGGCATGGCCTCCTCGCTCTGGTTAGTTCacactcagcacacacacacacactttttattaTGTCAAGTCCCTTTCCTCTTGTCCTATTTTGACCATTGTCATCAGCCATTGTGAACGGCCTGTGATGGAACAATTGGAACACGAGACTTGCatcctgttttctttaaaatctgtCTCATAACCTCTGCACCACTTGGATTAATTTCACCTCACACAAAAGGTGAATGGGCCACTTATGTCGCAATGAGAACACGCACTGTTGTCACAGCTCTTTGTCTTCCTTTCCACTTggtctttgatttcctgtttgtcttcactgtgaaGCATTTTGGTTGGACATACTGTAGAATGAGGTCTGCTCAGACTCTAAAGACATAAGTTTGAACCATCCGACTGCTCCTCCTTGCAGGTGGGTGATCTTGACCCTCACCTGGTTCCTGGCAGCTGGACTGAAATGGGGCCACGAGGCTATCGAAATGCACAGCTCCTACTTCCACATCGCGGCGTGGGCCATCCCGGCCGTCAAAACCATCGTCATCCTCATCATGAGACTGGTGGACGCAGACGACCTGACTGGGCTTTGCTATGTGGgcaatcagcagcaggaggcgctcaCGGGCTTCGTGGTGGCACCACTGGCCACGTACCTTCTCATCGGTAATTACATTATTATCAAATAACTATTTGGCCACACACTGGTTTGTTAAGCATAAAGCATAAACAACTATTTCAAGATTTCTTGTTTCAGGCTCCCTAAATTTACTTTTAAGtcacaaaaaaatgcattagtgaaaatatttgtatattttagGAGcttacttgtttttttctaatcttaATCATCCTAATAGAAATTGTTCACATTCTTTTAGTTTGCATTTCATGAGTGCAGGAATAAAATACTTCAGTGATAATCACAGTTTTGGAGATGCAGCTGTACCTATTTGTACAGTGTGTAGGAGTCTCGACGCGAGCTGGAGCCTCGGAAACCACGCTTTTAACCTGAAGTTCACTAGTTTGAATCCCCCTGCCGAGTGAGGCCCTTATCCCCAAACTAGGAAAGACATCTGGAGTGAAATGTTGGCCAAATCAAGCATATGTTGATatctatccattcatctgtATATACAGTTAATGTATAgacatgtttggtttttttttcctctctctgtgatCGGCTTTAAACTCCAGCTGTTTCTGCCTTGCCCCGCAGGAACTCTGTTCATCTGCGCAGGCCTTGTGGCTCTTTTCAAGATCCGCTCCAATCTGCAGAAGGACGGCGCCAAGACTGACAAGCTGGAGCGCCTGATGGTGAAGATCGGAGTGTTTTCTGTTCTCTACACCGTCCCAGCGTCCACCGTCATCGGCTGCTACCTTTACCAGCTCTCCCATTGGGGGGAGTTCAGGGCCAGCCCCCGAGACTCGTACGTGGCGTCGGAGATGCTGCGAATCTTCATGTCGCTGCTGGTCGGCATCACGTCGGGCATGTGGATCTGGTCGGCGAAAACCCTCCACACCTGGCAGCGCTGCTCCGCCCGCCTGCTCAGAGACAGCAGGGCCAGCCGGGGCGGGAAGCGGGCGCCGGGCGAGGGCTGGATCAAACCAGGAAAAGGCAACGAGACAGTTGTgtgaggagggagaaagagagagcaggacTGGATTTaagcttctctctctcacatgaACTCACTCTGGAAAATGAAGGACGGAGAGGCCGAAGTGTCAAGAGATGCGAGGGAGATGAAGAATGTGATGCAGGAACGCAGCAGGACTTTTTAAGAAAAGCCTGAGGATGTGAAGGCATCACACGCGCTCCTGTCCAGTCGAGCTCTGCTTCAAGCAGAGCAGAGAAAGAGGGCCGAGTCGAACGCGAGCAGAAACTTCAGCCTCTCTACCTCCGATCAACTGCTTCTCAGAGACGCGGAGAAAGTGACGAGAACAAGGAAAAAGAGAGGCGGACGCGCCAATATGCAGACGGGACACACCTAAAATTTGTCGAGCACCAAGTCTACCTCTCTGTCTCCCCTTCCCCCAGAGCTCGCCGCAGAACAGACGGACTCTGGGATACAGTAACACACGCCGCTGTCTATTAacagtcttttatttttattttttttttaattttacactgGAGATTTTACAGATGTAGGCTGAAGTGCCCCTCATCCAATTAATGACTTCAAATCCCCTTCCACATTGAATTTGAAATTTGTTTAATGTGAAAGTCTGTTGTGGGTTTTGTTAATGCCCCACATGTTTGGGAAACCAGCACAAAGCTGCAATAATGCACTATTATAATGTGATATGTGAAgtgttggggcagcagttgtGGGACTGAGAGCAAATCACGATACACCACATTTGCATCCACAGAGCGAATGACGGGGGCAGTTAAGCGACTTGTCATGAGCGCTGcagaaaaatgtcttcataAGACTTAATCTTGGGAGTACCAGCTGTGCCTTTTACTGCCTCATAAATTTGGATGTGCTAAGGCATCTGGGGAAGGTAagcctctgtgtttttccttcagcagTCAATGAGAAGCGCTGCGAACGTCTAATGATGTGTGCAGTCTTCCTGGAAACCGTGTACTGTATATGCTCCTGAGTTACCATGAAATCCAGGAAATTTAATTACTCCCTCTGCTCTTTTCCAAACACGGGATCCCGGGGCAGGTTAAAGAATTAGAGGTTATTAGACAATCATGTGCCAAAATCATCATGCAGTAACAAAGGATGGTCACAGACATGGTCATAGTAATACGAGGATTTTCCAAATAATGCCGAGAAAAGCTTAAAATCTTTTCACCTGAGGTGAAATGCAGTAATACACGTGAACTTTCTTAGCCTTTAAATGTTGGAGAATTTACTACGAATG
The sequence above is a segment of the Salarias fasciatus chromosome 14, fSalaFa1.1, whole genome shotgun sequence genome. Coding sequences within it:
- the fzd4 gene encoding frizzled-4 encodes the protein MPGVTAPLLLVLLLSGLRAAAAFGDDVEEMTCDPIRISMCQGLGYNVTKMPNLVGNVLQSDAELQLTTFTPLIQYGCSSQLKFFLCSVYVPMCTDKVPIPIGPCGSMCLSVKRKCLPVLHEFGFIWPEVLNCSLFPPQNDHNHMCMEGPGDEEPPYQPVRHPPHQEECQALGSAPDQYTWLKQTESCTLQCGYDSGLYRRGAKVFTDAWMAVWAVLCFLSTTLTVLTFLLDSQRFSYPERPIIFLSMCCNLYSVAYLVRLTLGRERVSCDLDAAAVPILVQEGLKSTGCAIVFLLLYFFGMASSLWWVILTLTWFLAAGLKWGHEAIEMHSSYFHIAAWAIPAVKTIVILIMRLVDADDLTGLCYVGNQQQEALTGFVVAPLATYLLIGTLFICAGLVALFKIRSNLQKDGAKTDKLERLMVKIGVFSVLYTVPASTVIGCYLYQLSHWGEFRASPRDSYVASEMLRIFMSLLVGITSGMWIWSAKTLHTWQRCSARLLRDSRASRGGKRAPGEGWIKPGKGNETVV